The Rhodopseudomonas palustris genome window below encodes:
- a CDS encoding 5-formyltetrahydrofolate cyclo-ligase: MTDLSDSPSKDELRVAALARRLALSNEARTAAAAAIAARELPFAVPTGAIVAGYVPIRGEIDPFPLMRALLRRGAKLALPVVTGQGRPLTFCAWSEGDVLQRSELGILEPPPGAPEVAPDIVLAPLAAFDALGHRIGYGAGHYDRTLAALRRAKPVVAAGLAFAVQQIEAVPAAAHDVALDYVITEQGTLIFRSR, encoded by the coding sequence ATGACCGATCTCTCCGACAGCCCGTCCAAGGATGAACTGCGCGTCGCGGCGCTGGCCCGGCGTCTGGCGTTGTCGAACGAGGCGCGCACCGCGGCCGCCGCGGCGATCGCCGCCCGGGAGTTGCCGTTTGCGGTGCCGACGGGCGCAATCGTCGCCGGTTACGTCCCGATTCGCGGGGAAATCGATCCATTCCCGCTGATGCGGGCGCTGCTGCGACGTGGCGCGAAGCTGGCGCTGCCGGTGGTGACCGGGCAGGGCCGGCCGCTCACATTCTGCGCCTGGTCCGAAGGCGACGTGCTGCAGCGCAGCGAGCTCGGCATTCTGGAGCCGCCGCCCGGCGCGCCGGAGGTGGCCCCTGACATCGTGCTGGCGCCGCTTGCCGCGTTCGATGCGCTCGGACACCGCATCGGCTACGGCGCCGGCCATTACGACCGCACGCTCGCTGCGCTGCGCCGCGCAAAGCCCGTTGTCGCCGCGGGGCTCGCTTTTGCCGTGCAGCAAATCGAGGCGGTGCCCGCCGCCGCCCACGACGTCGCGCTTGATTATGTGATAACGGAGCAGGGCACGCTCATTTTCCGGAGTCGATAG
- a CDS encoding TIGR00282 family metallophosphoesterase — MRILFIGDVVGKSGRTAIAEHLPRAIRDWQLDCTIINGENAAGGFGITEAIYNDFIDAGADAVTLGNHAWNQKEALVFIERAPRLIRPANFPRHTPGRGAALVETRNGARVLVINAMGRVFMEPLNDPFAAVARELDACPLREAADAVVLDFHGEASSEKQGMGYFCDGRASLVVGTHTHVPTADHQILPGGTAYMTDAGMTGDYDSVIGMHKDEPLQRFTTGIPQGRFEPANGVATMSGVAVETDDTTGLATRIAPVRIGGRLEPAVPAFWLG; from the coding sequence TTGCGCATTCTGTTCATCGGCGACGTCGTCGGCAAATCCGGCCGGACCGCAATCGCCGAACATCTGCCCCGAGCGATCCGCGACTGGCAGCTCGATTGCACGATCATCAATGGCGAGAACGCCGCCGGCGGCTTCGGCATCACCGAGGCGATCTACAATGATTTCATCGACGCCGGCGCCGATGCGGTGACGCTCGGCAACCACGCCTGGAATCAGAAGGAGGCGCTGGTGTTCATCGAGCGCGCGCCGCGGCTGATCCGGCCCGCGAACTTCCCGCGCCACACGCCCGGCCGCGGCGCCGCATTGGTCGAGACCCGCAACGGCGCCCGCGTGCTGGTGATCAACGCGATGGGCCGCGTCTTCATGGAGCCGCTGAACGATCCGTTCGCCGCGGTGGCGCGCGAACTCGACGCCTGTCCGCTGCGCGAGGCCGCCGACGCCGTGGTGCTGGATTTCCACGGCGAGGCGTCGAGCGAAAAGCAGGGCATGGGTTACTTCTGCGACGGCCGCGCCAGCCTGGTCGTCGGCACCCACACCCATGTGCCGACCGCCGATCACCAGATCCTGCCCGGCGGCACCGCCTACATGACCGACGCCGGCATGACCGGCGATTATGATTCGGTGATCGGCATGCACAAGGACGAGCCGCTGCAGCGCTTCACCACCGGAATTCCCCAGGGCCGGTTCGAGCCGGCGAACGGCGTCGCGACGATGAGCGGCGTGGCGGTGGAGACCGACGATACGACCGGCCTCGCGACCAGGATCGCGCCGGTCCGGATCGGCGGACGGTTGGAGCCGGCGGTGCCGGCGTTCTGGCTGGGTTAA
- the ppdK gene encoding pyruvate, phosphate dikinase, which produces MVKPAAKPAKAAAKPVNAPKAGKWVYTFGDGKADGKSSMRDLLGGKGANLAEMANLGLPVPPGFTIPTSVCTYFYANGKTYPKELKTQVERALDHVGKLTGKSFGDGENPLLVSVRSGARASMPGMMDTVLNLGLNDQTVEALALKSGDRRFAYDSYRRFITMYSDVVLGLEHHHFEEILDSYKDSKGYTLDTDLDADDWVALVGQYKEAVAREIGQDFPQDPHAQLWGAIGAVFSSWMNARAVTYRRLHDIPESWGTAVNVQAMVFGNMGETSATGVAFTRNPSTGESRLYGEFLINAQGEDVVAGIRTPQDITEHARLESGSDKPSMEVAMPDAFQELTRIYTLLEKHYRDMQDMEFTVEQGKLWMLQTRGGKRTAKAALRIAVELASEGLINRKDAISRIEPGSLDQLLHPTIDPNAKRDVIATGLPASPGAASGEIVFSSDEAAKLQADGRKVILVRIETSPEDIHGMHASEGILTTRGGMTSHAAVVARGMGKPCVSGCGSIRVDYGRGTMTIGARTFKTGDIITIDGSVGQVLAGRMPMIEPELSGDFTTLMGWADQVRKLKVRVNADTPVDARTAIKFGAEGIGLCRTEHMFFEETRIRTVREMILAEDEQSRRAALAKLLPMQRADFVELFEIMKGLPVTIRLLDPPLHEFLPHSHAEIEEVARAMNADPRRLADRARDLSEFNPMLGFRGCRLAIAYPEIAEMQARAIFEAAVEAEKRTGDAVGLEVMVPLIATRAEFDMVKARIDATAHAVSRETGAKLTYQVGTMIELPRACLMAGDVAETAEFFSFGTNDLTQTTYGISRDDAASFLGTYIEKGIFAVDPFVSVDRDGVGELVKIGVERGRKTRPDLKVGICGEHGGDPASVAFCHEIGLNYVSCSPYRVPIARLAAAQAALGKAISSQA; this is translated from the coding sequence GTGGTCAAGCCGGCTGCGAAGCCGGCCAAGGCCGCTGCGAAACCGGTCAATGCGCCGAAGGCCGGCAAGTGGGTCTACACCTTCGGCGACGGCAAGGCCGACGGCAAGTCGAGCATGCGCGACCTGCTCGGCGGCAAGGGCGCCAACCTCGCCGAGATGGCCAATCTCGGTCTGCCGGTGCCGCCCGGTTTCACGATTCCGACCTCGGTCTGCACCTATTTCTACGCCAACGGCAAAACCTATCCGAAGGAGCTGAAGACCCAGGTCGAGCGCGCGCTCGACCATGTCGGCAAGCTGACCGGCAAGAGCTTCGGCGACGGCGAGAATCCGCTGCTGGTATCGGTGCGCTCCGGCGCTCGCGCCTCGATGCCGGGCATGATGGACACCGTGCTCAATCTCGGCCTGAACGACCAGACCGTCGAAGCGCTGGCGCTGAAGTCTGGCGACCGTCGCTTCGCCTATGACAGCTATCGCCGCTTCATCACGATGTATTCCGACGTGGTGCTCGGCCTCGAGCATCATCATTTCGAGGAAATCCTCGACAGCTACAAGGACAGCAAGGGCTACACGCTCGACACCGACCTCGACGCCGACGACTGGGTTGCGCTGGTCGGCCAGTACAAGGAAGCGGTCGCCCGCGAAATCGGTCAGGACTTCCCGCAGGATCCGCATGCCCAGCTGTGGGGCGCGATCGGCGCGGTGTTCTCGTCGTGGATGAACGCGCGCGCGGTGACCTATCGCCGCCTGCACGACATTCCGGAGTCCTGGGGCACCGCCGTCAACGTGCAGGCGATGGTGTTCGGCAATATGGGCGAGACCTCGGCCACCGGCGTCGCCTTCACCCGCAATCCCTCGACCGGCGAGAGCCGGCTGTACGGCGAATTCCTGATCAACGCCCAGGGCGAGGACGTCGTCGCCGGCATCCGCACGCCGCAGGACATCACCGAACACGCGCGACTCGAATCCGGCTCCGACAAGCCGTCGATGGAAGTCGCGATGCCCGACGCCTTCCAGGAACTGACGCGGATCTACACCCTGCTGGAAAAGCACTACCGCGACATGCAGGACATGGAATTCACCGTCGAGCAGGGCAAGCTGTGGATGCTGCAGACCCGCGGCGGCAAGCGCACCGCCAAGGCGGCGCTGCGGATCGCGGTCGAACTCGCGAGCGAAGGCCTGATCAACAGGAAGGACGCGATCAGCCGGATCGAGCCCGGCTCGCTCGACCAGTTGCTGCACCCGACGATTGATCCGAACGCCAAGCGCGACGTCATCGCCACCGGCCTGCCGGCGTCGCCGGGCGCCGCCTCGGGCGAGATCGTGTTCTCGTCGGACGAGGCCGCCAAGCTGCAGGCCGACGGCCGCAAGGTTATCCTGGTCCGGATCGAGACCAGCCCCGAAGACATTCACGGCATGCACGCCTCGGAAGGCATTCTCACCACCCGCGGCGGCATGACCTCGCACGCCGCCGTGGTGGCGCGCGGCATGGGCAAGCCCTGCGTGTCGGGATGCGGTTCGATCCGCGTCGATTACGGCCGCGGCACGATGACGATCGGCGCGCGCACCTTCAAGACCGGCGACATCATCACCATCGACGGTTCGGTCGGCCAGGTGCTGGCCGGGCGGATGCCGATGATCGAGCCCGAATTGTCGGGCGACTTCACCACCCTGATGGGCTGGGCCGATCAAGTCCGCAAGCTCAAGGTCCGCGTCAACGCCGACACCCCGGTCGATGCGCGCACCGCGATCAAGTTCGGCGCCGAAGGCATCGGCCTGTGCCGCACCGAGCACATGTTCTTCGAAGAGACCCGCATCCGCACGGTGCGCGAGATGATTCTCGCCGAGGACGAGCAGTCCCGCCGCGCCGCGCTGGCCAAGCTGCTGCCGATGCAGCGCGCCGACTTCGTCGAACTGTTCGAGATCATGAAGGGCCTGCCGGTCACGATCCGGCTGCTCGATCCGCCGCTGCACGAATTCCTGCCGCACAGCCACGCCGAGATCGAGGAAGTCGCCCGCGCGATGAATGCCGATCCGCGCCGGCTCGCCGATCGCGCCCGCGACCTGTCCGAGTTCAACCCGATGCTCGGCTTCCGCGGCTGCCGTCTGGCGATCGCCTATCCGGAGATCGCCGAGATGCAGGCCCGCGCCATCTTCGAGGCCGCGGTCGAAGCCGAGAAGCGCACCGGCGACGCCGTCGGGCTCGAAGTGATGGTGCCGCTGATCGCGACCCGTGCCGAATTCGACATGGTCAAGGCCCGGATCGACGCCACCGCGCATGCGGTGTCGCGCGAGACCGGCGCCAAGCTGACCTATCAGGTCGGCACCATGATCGAGCTGCCGCGCGCCTGCCTGATGGCCGGCGACGTCGCCGAGACCGCCGAGTTCTTCTCGTTCGGCACCAACGATCTGACGCAGACCACTTACGGCATCAGCCGCGACGACGCCGCGAGCTTCCTCGGCACCTATATCGAGAAGGGCATCTTCGCGGTCGACCCGTTCGTCTCGGTGGACCGCGACGGCGTCGGCGAATTGGTGAAGATCGGCGTCGAACGCGGCCGCAAGACCCGCCCGGATCTCAAGGTCGGGATCTGCGGCGAGCACGGCGGCGATCCCGCCTCGGTCGCGTTCTGCCACGAGATCGGCCTCAATTACGTGTCGTGCTCGCCCTATCGCGTGCCGATCGCGCGCCTCGCGGCGGCCCAGGCCGCGCTCGGCAAGGCGATCAGCAGCCAGGCGTAA
- a CDS encoding DUF3096 domain-containing protein, translated as MTITAAHIPAIVALIAGILILVMPRLLNIVVAIYLICVGLIGLGALRFLHL; from the coding sequence ATGACAATCACCGCTGCCCACATTCCCGCCATTGTTGCGCTGATCGCCGGTATCCTGATTCTGGTGATGCCGCGGCTGCTCAACATCGTGGTGGCGATCTATCTGATCTGCGTCGGACTGATCGGCCTGGGGGCGCTTCGCTTCTTGCACCTTTAG
- a CDS encoding CusA/CzcA family heavy metal efflux RND transporter, translated as MIARLIAWSARNLLLVLFGAGFAAAAGLYAVTHLPLDAIPDLSDTQVIVYTEYPGQAPQVIEDQVTYPLTTAMLTVPRSKVVRGFSFFGASFVYVIFEDGTDIYWARSRVLEFLNGASSRLPAGVTPTIGPDATGVGWVYQYAVISKELNLADTRAIQDWNLKFALAKAEGVAEVASVGGFVRQYNVVLDPQRMRDLGITMSKIRDAIRASNADVGGRTVELSEFEYIIRGKGYLKGINDLGDIVLKSAGGTPVLLRDVARVELGPDERRGIAELNGEGEVASGIVLQRFGVNALSVIDNVKKRFEEIASSLPSSVEIVPVYDRSNLIDAAIATLKSTLIEECIVVALVCIVFLLHVRSALVAIIMLPVGILMAFGVMKLLGIGANIMSLGGIAIAIGAMIDAAIVMIENAHKHLERAPPERPRVEVLIEAAAEVGPALFFSLLIITVSFLPILTLESQEGRLFSPLAFTKTFAMAAAALLSVTLVPALMVICVRGRIVPEHRNPINRALIWIYRPVIKAVMNAKLIVILAAVAILAVTVWPARQLGTEFMPTLDEGTLLYMPTTLPGISVTKAAELLQTQDRIIRSFPEVASVYGKAGRAATATDPAPSEMFETIINLKPKQQWRAGVTIDSLTAEMDRALQFPGVSNAWTMPIKSRIDMLSTGIRTPVGVKVIGNDLEALEGLAKQIEQVLKAVPGTSSAYAERALGGYYLDITPDRAALARYGISIQDVHDVIATALGGQTVTTTVEGRQRFGVNMRYPRDLRGSARAIASEVLVSMPNGGAVPLGEIATVAPTRGPTSIRTENGQLAVYVYVDIRDRDLGSYVADAQNAVKASIAFPAGSYVVWSGQYEYLERAAARLKIVVPATLAIIFLLLYLNFRSVADTLIVMLSLPFALVGGVWLMWALGFNLSVAVVVGFIALAGVAAETGVVMLIYLNHALAEIAANRAAEGVALTRRDIAEAIMRGAVERVRPKMMTVVAIMAGLLPIMWSTGAGSEIMQRIALPMIGGMISSTLLTLIVIPAIYALVKGFALRGSSAIAAPLPTRDAVG; from the coding sequence ATGATCGCCCGCCTGATCGCGTGGTCCGCGCGCAATCTGCTGCTGGTGCTGTTCGGCGCCGGTTTCGCCGCGGCCGCCGGCCTCTACGCCGTGACCCATCTGCCGCTCGACGCGATCCCCGATCTGTCCGACACGCAAGTGATCGTCTACACCGAATATCCCGGTCAGGCGCCGCAAGTGATCGAGGATCAGGTCACCTATCCGCTGACCACCGCGATGCTCACCGTGCCGCGCTCGAAAGTGGTGCGCGGTTTTTCGTTCTTCGGCGCGTCGTTCGTCTACGTCATCTTCGAGGACGGCACCGACATCTACTGGGCGCGCTCGCGCGTGCTCGAATTCCTCAACGGCGCGTCGTCCCGGCTGCCCGCCGGCGTGACGCCCACCATCGGCCCCGACGCCACCGGGGTCGGCTGGGTCTATCAATACGCGGTGATCTCGAAAGAGCTGAACCTCGCCGATACGCGCGCGATCCAGGACTGGAACCTGAAATTCGCGCTGGCCAAGGCCGAAGGCGTCGCCGAGGTCGCCAGCGTCGGCGGCTTCGTCCGGCAGTACAACGTCGTCCTTGATCCGCAACGGATGCGCGATCTCGGCATCACCATGTCGAAGATACGCGACGCGATCCGCGCCAGCAACGCCGACGTCGGCGGGCGGACCGTCGAACTGTCGGAATTCGAATACATCATTCGCGGCAAGGGCTATCTGAAAGGCATCAACGACCTCGGCGATATCGTGCTGAAGAGCGCGGGCGGCACGCCGGTTCTGCTGCGCGACGTCGCCCGCGTCGAACTCGGCCCCGACGAGCGGCGCGGCATCGCCGAACTGAACGGCGAGGGCGAGGTAGCCAGCGGCATCGTGCTGCAGCGGTTCGGGGTCAACGCGCTGAGCGTGATCGACAACGTCAAGAAGCGCTTCGAGGAGATCGCCTCGAGCCTGCCGAGCTCCGTCGAAATCGTTCCGGTCTATGACCGCTCCAATCTGATCGACGCCGCGATCGCCACGCTCAAGAGCACTCTGATCGAGGAGTGCATCGTGGTGGCGCTGGTCTGCATCGTGTTCCTGCTGCATGTCCGCAGCGCGCTGGTGGCGATCATCATGCTGCCGGTCGGCATCCTGATGGCATTCGGCGTCATGAAGCTGCTGGGCATCGGCGCCAACATCATGAGTCTCGGCGGCATCGCGATCGCGATCGGCGCGATGATCGACGCGGCGATCGTGATGATCGAGAACGCCCACAAGCATCTGGAGCGGGCGCCGCCGGAGAGGCCCCGTGTCGAAGTCCTGATCGAGGCCGCCGCCGAGGTCGGCCCGGCGCTGTTCTTCAGCCTGCTGATCATCACCGTGTCGTTCCTGCCGATCCTCACGCTGGAATCGCAGGAGGGGCGGCTGTTCAGTCCGCTGGCGTTCACCAAGACCTTCGCGATGGCGGCGGCCGCCCTGTTGTCGGTGACGCTGGTGCCGGCGCTGATGGTGATCTGCGTCCGCGGCCGGATCGTTCCGGAGCACAGAAACCCGATCAATCGGGCGCTGATCTGGATCTATCGTCCGGTGATCAAGGCGGTGATGAACGCCAAGCTGATCGTGATCCTCGCCGCGGTGGCGATCCTCGCCGTCACGGTCTGGCCGGCGCGCCAACTCGGCACCGAGTTCATGCCGACCCTCGACGAAGGCACGCTGCTGTATATGCCGACGACGCTGCCCGGCATTTCGGTGACCAAGGCGGCCGAACTGCTGCAGACTCAGGACCGCATCATCCGTTCGTTCCCGGAGGTCGCCTCGGTGTATGGCAAGGCCGGCCGCGCCGCGACCGCGACCGATCCGGCGCCGTCGGAGATGTTCGAAACCATCATCAACCTGAAGCCGAAGCAGCAGTGGCGCGCGGGCGTGACGATCGACAGCCTCACTGCCGAGATGGATCGCGCGCTGCAGTTCCCCGGCGTCTCCAACGCCTGGACGATGCCGATCAAATCGCGGATCGACATGCTGTCCACCGGCATCCGCACCCCGGTCGGCGTCAAGGTGATCGGTAACGATCTCGAAGCGCTCGAAGGGCTGGCGAAACAGATCGAGCAGGTGCTGAAGGCCGTGCCCGGGACGTCGTCGGCCTATGCCGAACGCGCGCTCGGCGGTTACTACCTCGATATCACGCCGGACCGCGCCGCCCTGGCGCGCTACGGCATCAGCATCCAGGACGTCCACGACGTGATCGCGACCGCGCTCGGCGGCCAGACCGTGACGACCACGGTCGAGGGCCGGCAGCGCTTCGGCGTCAACATGCGCTATCCGCGCGATCTGCGCGGCTCGGCCCGGGCGATCGCCAGCGAGGTGCTGGTGTCGATGCCGAACGGCGGCGCGGTGCCGCTCGGCGAGATCGCGACCGTCGCGCCGACGCGCGGCCCGACCTCGATCCGCACCGAGAACGGCCAGCTCGCGGTCTACGTCTATGTCGATATCCGGGATCGCGACCTCGGCAGCTACGTTGCGGACGCGCAGAACGCGGTGAAGGCGAGCATCGCGTTTCCGGCCGGCTCCTACGTGGTCTGGAGCGGTCAGTACGAATATCTCGAGCGCGCCGCGGCGCGGCTGAAGATCGTCGTGCCGGCGACGCTGGCGATCATCTTCCTGCTGCTCTATCTGAATTTCCGCTCGGTGGCCGATACCTTGATCGTGATGCTGTCGCTGCCGTTCGCGCTGGTCGGCGGCGTCTGGCTGATGTGGGCGCTCGGCTTCAACCTGTCGGTCGCCGTGGTGGTCGGCTTCATCGCACTGGCCGGCGTCGCCGCCGAGACCGGGGTGGTGATGCTGATCTATCTCAATCACGCGCTGGCCGAGATCGCAGCGAACCGCGCCGCAGAGGGCGTGGCGCTCACCCGTCGCGATATCGCCGAAGCGATCATGCGCGGCGCGGTGGAGCGGGTGCGGCCGAAGATGATGACGGTGGTGGCGATCATGGCGGGGCTGCTGCCGATCATGTGGAGCACGGGAGCCGGCTCGGAGATCATGCAGCGGATCGCGTTGCCGATGATCGGCGGCATGATCTCGTCCACGCTGCTCACGCTGATCGTGATCCCCGCGATCTACGCGCTGGTCAAGGGTTTCGCCCTGCGCGGATCGAGCGCGATCGCGGCTCCACTACCGACGCGTGATGCGGTGGGGTGA
- a CDS encoding DUF4010 domain-containing protein, with product MIATPSFHSLGLLLLLSFFLGFAFEDFFAKTSSARPGGIRTFPLLSLGGGMLYLFDPTHLIPFTGGLLVLGVWLAMFYGVHLRERDEKGERNAGLVVLLLNVHAYLLGAVALALPHWVAVGVTVVAVLLLTGRDRLHTLARRIDMKEITTAGQFLILTGVVLPLLPAEPVTTLTSITPRQAWLALTLVCTLSYASYLAQRYWPRAARGLWMPALGGLYSSTATTVVLARQANADPASRRQALAGITLATGIMYLRILAIIAVFNLALARQLVVPMAGLAALALSTAALQYWLIKAPAAESRGAAGRGNPLELGTAAAFAAMFVLISLASTWVKTEFGTEGIYWLAAIVGFADIDPFVLNLAQGGTAGIGDHAVAIAVLIAASSNNILKASYALSFGGRQTLQSALLLVMLAGIGVVLAWLLARGTL from the coding sequence ATGATTGCGACGCCGTCTTTCCATAGCCTCGGCCTGCTGCTGCTGTTGAGCTTCTTTCTCGGCTTCGCGTTCGAGGATTTCTTCGCGAAGACGAGCTCCGCGCGCCCCGGTGGCATCCGCACCTTTCCGCTGCTCTCGCTCGGCGGCGGAATGCTGTATTTGTTCGATCCGACACACCTGATCCCGTTCACCGGCGGACTCCTCGTGCTCGGCGTCTGGCTCGCGATGTTCTACGGCGTGCATCTGCGCGAGCGCGACGAGAAAGGCGAGCGCAATGCCGGGCTGGTGGTGCTGCTGCTCAACGTGCACGCCTATCTGCTCGGCGCGGTGGCGCTGGCGCTGCCGCATTGGGTCGCGGTCGGCGTCACCGTGGTCGCGGTGCTGCTGCTGACCGGGCGCGACCGGCTGCACACGCTGGCGCGCCGCATCGACATGAAGGAAATCACCACGGCGGGTCAGTTCCTGATTCTGACCGGCGTGGTGCTGCCGCTGCTGCCGGCCGAGCCGGTAACGACGCTCACCAGCATCACGCCGCGGCAGGCCTGGCTGGCGCTGACGCTGGTCTGCACCCTGTCCTATGCGAGCTATCTGGCGCAGCGCTACTGGCCGAGGGCGGCGCGCGGCCTGTGGATGCCGGCGCTGGGCGGGCTGTATTCGTCGACCGCCACCACGGTGGTGCTGGCGCGGCAGGCGAATGCCGACCCGGCCTCGCGCCGGCAGGCGCTCGCTGGAATCACGCTCGCCACCGGCATCATGTATCTGCGCATTCTGGCGATCATCGCGGTGTTCAATCTGGCACTGGCGCGCCAGCTCGTGGTGCCGATGGCCGGCCTCGCCGCATTGGCGCTGTCGACCGCCGCGCTGCAATACTGGCTGATCAAGGCGCCGGCCGCCGAATCGCGCGGGGCGGCGGGGCGCGGCAATCCGCTCGAACTCGGCACCGCCGCGGCGTTCGCGGCGATGTTCGTGCTGATCTCGCTCGCCTCGACCTGGGTGAAGACGGAATTCGGCACCGAGGGCATCTATTGGCTGGCGGCGATCGTCGGCTTCGCCGACATCGATCCGTTCGTCCTCAACCTCGCCCAGGGCGGCACCGCCGGGATCGGCGACCACGCGGTGGCGATCGCGGTGCTGATCGCGGCCTCGTCCAACAACATCCTGAAAGCGAGCTACGCGCTGTCGTTCGGCGGCCGCCAGACGCTGCAGAGCGCGCTGCTGCTGGTGATGCTGGCCGGGATTGGCGTCGTACTCGCTTGGCTGCTCGCGCGTGGGACGCTGTGA
- a CDS encoding FixH family protein encodes MKTLLSRPLRAALVAVAVFGATTVSHADIKDYEFRLIEPTVGVGRDKLVSVQLINKATGKPVPDAVIFAMRLDMAPDGMAEMATKIVREPGGDPGTYRFKAAFGMEGRWLLSLGAKVQGETGTVEGKLVITANK; translated from the coding sequence ATGAAGACTCTGCTTTCGCGCCCCCTTCGGGCCGCGCTCGTCGCCGTGGCCGTGTTCGGCGCGACCACCGTCTCCCATGCCGACATCAAGGACTACGAGTTCCGTCTCATCGAGCCGACCGTCGGTGTCGGCCGCGACAAGCTCGTTTCCGTGCAACTGATCAACAAGGCTACCGGCAAGCCGGTGCCCGACGCGGTGATCTTCGCGATGCGCCTCGATATGGCGCCGGACGGGATGGCCGAAATGGCGACCAAGATCGTGCGCGAACCCGGCGGCGATCCCGGAACCTATCGCTTCAAGGCCGCCTTCGGCATGGAAGGCCGCTGGCTGCTGTCGCTCGGCGCCAAGGTGCAGGGCGAGACCGGCACGGTTGAAGGCAAGCTCGTCATCACGGCGAACAAGTGA
- a CDS encoding efflux RND transporter periplasmic adaptor subunit: MTRIALAAGATAIIAVAAGSMPGVREHLTFTAAMIAPASAQSSDEPAYYQDPDGKPSYSLAPRKTSDGRDYRAVPASADLNFDDDVPVAPPQVVATDRKIKFYRNPMGLADISPVPKKDSMGMDYIPVYEGDDTDDGSVKLSPGKIQRTGVKSEAAAQRVIRTTIRAPGVIQLDERRVSVIAMRSESFIQKIADVTTGSRVARGQPLMEVYSAAISAAAAEYMATVNSKTVGGVAAFGRGSRQRLVNLDVPEAAIAAMETSRTAPVKIEWSAPRDGVVLERNATEGMRAQPGDVLFRIADISRLWATIDVAERDLGAVALGQPVIVRARSYPGREFTGEVKLVYPQISKETRTARIRIELANPDLALLPDMYVDAEIDTGGAQPVLAVPDSAILDSGSKQVVFIDKGEGRYEPRSIKPGRRGREYVEIREGLAEGDRVVVSANFLIDAESNLNAALKSFSDAGAKP; encoded by the coding sequence GTGACGCGCATCGCCCTCGCGGCCGGCGCCACCGCGATCATCGCGGTGGCGGCCGGCAGCATGCCGGGTGTCCGCGAGCACCTGACCTTCACCGCTGCGATGATCGCGCCCGCGTCCGCGCAGAGCAGCGACGAACCGGCTTACTATCAGGACCCGGACGGCAAGCCGTCCTATTCGCTGGCGCCGCGCAAGACGTCCGACGGGCGCGACTACCGCGCCGTGCCGGCCAGCGCCGATCTGAACTTCGACGATGACGTCCCCGTCGCGCCGCCGCAGGTGGTCGCGACGGATCGCAAGATCAAATTCTATCGCAATCCGATGGGGCTGGCCGATATCTCGCCGGTGCCGAAGAAGGACTCGATGGGGATGGACTACATCCCGGTCTACGAGGGCGACGACACCGACGACGGGTCGGTGAAACTGTCGCCGGGGAAAATCCAGCGTACCGGCGTCAAATCCGAAGCCGCCGCCCAGCGCGTCATCCGCACCACGATCCGCGCGCCCGGCGTGATCCAGCTCGACGAACGCCGGGTCTCGGTGATTGCGATGAGGTCCGAGAGCTTCATTCAGAAGATCGCCGACGTCACCACCGGCAGCCGCGTCGCCAGGGGCCAGCCGCTGATGGAGGTCTACAGTGCGGCGATTTCGGCCGCGGCGGCCGAATACATGGCCACGGTCAACTCGAAAACCGTCGGCGGCGTTGCGGCCTTCGGGCGTGGTTCGCGGCAGCGGCTGGTCAATCTCGACGTTCCCGAGGCGGCGATCGCCGCGATGGAGACCAGCCGCACCGCGCCGGTCAAGATCGAATGGTCTGCCCCGCGCGACGGCGTCGTTCTGGAGCGAAACGCCACCGAGGGCATGCGGGCGCAGCCCGGCGACGTGCTGTTCCGTATTGCCGATATTTCGCGGCTGTGGGCCACCATCGATGTCGCCGAGCGGGATCTCGGCGCCGTGGCGCTCGGCCAACCCGTCATCGTCCGTGCCCGCAGCTATCCGGGTCGCGAATTCACGGGCGAGGTGAAGCTGGTCTATCCGCAGATCAGCAAGGAGACCCGAACCGCACGGATCAGAATCGAACTGGCCAATCCGGATCTCGCGCTGCTGCCCGACATGTATGTCGACGCCGAGATCGATACCGGCGGCGCGCAACCCGTTCTGGCGGTGCCGGACAGCGCCATCCTGGATTCCGGCAGCAAGCAGGTGGTGTTCATCGACAAGGGCGAAGGGCGTTACGAGCCGCGCAGCATCAAGCCCGGCCGTCGCGGAAGGGAATATGTCGAGATCCGCGAAGGTCTCGCCGAGGGCGATCGCGTCGTCGTCTCGGCCAATTTCCTGATCGACGCGGAGAGTAATCTGAACGCCGCGCTGAAGAGCTTCTCGGACGCGGGAGCCAAGCCATGA